The nucleotide window TCCTACTTCCAGCCTCGTATGTTTGCATAGAATTCCTTTTCAAAAGCAACTAGCTTCTCCCGCATTTTTTGTGCAATATCTGGATGACATTTGATAACATTGTAACTTTCACTTTTATCATACTGCATGTCATAGAGAATTGGCCATGATGCAAGTGTAGGTACTTTTTGATCTGAATCAGGTGGGGTATAATCATGACCACCAGCAGCAGAACCAAAAAATGTATCGGGTTTATCCAGTGGCACAGGCCATCCTCGTGTATTACTATACCGTATATATTTCCACTTTCCTGAACGTATGGCTTCAATTTCCCTATAATGAAAAAAATATAATGCATCATGAGGTGATTGTGTTGCTTTGCCTGTTAAAAGCGGCATCAAATTATTTCCATCTATAATCCGATCCTTTGGTAATGTTAACCCTACTATGTTACATATTGTAGGAAAAAAATCAATATTCATTGCTGGTAGTTCACACACTGCCCTCTCTTTGATTACACCAGGCCACCGGGCTATCATTGGTACCCTGAAACCACCTTCATAACTTTCACCTTTTTTGCCTCGTAATCCACCTGTACTTCCATCAAACCACGGCCCGTTATCACTGGTAAATATTACCAGCGTGTTTTTATCAATATTATTCTTTTTAAGACATTGCAGTATCTGTCCCACACTCCAATCAACTTCTGCAATAGTATCACCATGAGGGCCAGCTTTTGTTGTTCCTTCAAACTTTTTTGAAGGGAAGCATGGCTGATGTGGGTCTTTGTGTGCTAAATAAAGAAAGAAAGGTTTATTCTTATTTTCATTTATAAATTGCAAAGCTTCTTGTGT belongs to Spirochaetota bacterium and includes:
- a CDS encoding sulfatase-like hydrolase/transferase, with protein sequence RYPLRCGITFPLQPGKDTFMRKIVKELGYIFGALGVVDLHGAKNFVNGLPHSEITIAEALKLHNYATCAIGKWHLGDFVVDDYYHPHNYGFDKFVGFNASNDDWPVSFFKDKKMIIKDIGLEQQKYTGLFTQEALQFINENKNKPFFLYLAHKDPHQPCFPSKKFEGTTKAGPHGDTIAEVDWSVGQILQCLKKNNIDKNTLVIFTSDNGPWFDGSTGGLRGKKGESYEGGFRVPMIARWPGVIKERAVCELPAMNIDFFPTICNIVGLTLPKDRIIDGNNLMPLLTGKATQSPHDALYFFHYREIEAIRSGKWKYIRYSNTRGWPVPLDKPDTFFGSAAGGHDYTPPDSDQKVPTLASWPILYDMQYDKSESYNVIKCHPDIAQKMREKLVAFEKEFYANIRGWK